The segment CCAAGTCTGGAGATGGTGACAGACATTGTGAAAAGCAGCTTGAATGGCCGTTTTGTCTACAGTGCAGCCTCTACAAGCAGGCGCTACTACATCGGTGTGGACAGTTACAGACCACCCCCGAAACAAGATGGGAGCACCACATCAAGCGAACTCCTGGTTCATCAAGTGACGGTGCAAGTTCCCTTTGAGGTTGAAGTCCTGTTTGAATCAGGAAGTTTTACACAACGATCAAATCAATTTTCTGGTGAGGTTTTCTCAGATGAACTTGAAAAGTGGAAGCAATCATTTGACGAAAAATTTGACAGCACTTTTCACTTGTCAAATAAAGGCTTTTCTCTGCAACAAATTAAATTTGCTAAAGCAGTTTTCAGTAATACAATTGGTGGAATGGGATATTTCTATGGTCAGTCATATGTTCAATCCAAATACAATGAGTACCCTTTGCCTTACCTGGAGGGCCCACTCTACACTGCAGTTCCATCCCGGTCATTTTTCCCCCGGGGATTTCTTTGGGATGAAGGATTCCATCAACTCCTGATTAGTAAATGGGACCGGTCTATTAGTAAGGAAGTGATTGGACATTGGTTAGATATGATGAACGTAGAAGGTTGGATACCCAGAGAGCAAATCCTGGACAATGAAGCACGGAGTAAAGTGCCAGCAGAGTTCATTGTACAGAGAAATGAAAATGCCAACCCTCCTACGCTCTTCCTGACATTGCAAAAGCTAATAGAAGATTTAAATGGAAAGTTGACTGAAGAAGACAAGTCCTACCTGAAGAAGCTCTTTCCGCGTTTGAAGACTTGGTATGATTGGTACAATTCAACACAAGTTGGACCTCTACCATCGACTTATCGATGGAGAGGCCGTGACACTGACACCAATCTGTTCCTCAATCCTAAAACTCTGACCTCTGGACTTGATGATTACCCTCGAGCTTCTCACCCTTCTGAGGATGAACGTCATGTGGACCTCCGCTGCTGGATGACATTGGCATCAAAGGTCATGAGGGATATCGCCAAAATCCTCAGTTTACCACATCAGGAGTATCAGGACATGTATGAAACCTTGAGCGACAACACTCTGCTTCAACAACTGCACTGGTCTGAGGATCTGAAGGCATTCTGTGATTATGGGAATCATTCTCAGTCCATCTTTCTGGAGCGAGAGAAGATCTATGTACCTCCTGGTCAGCCTCGACAAACTGGCCACGCAGCCAGGCTTGTACGCTCCGTTCGGAAACTGCCAAAGCTGCAGTATGTGAATGCATTCGGTTACGTAAGTCTGTTCCCGTTCCTGCTACATATCTTGAAACCTGATTCTCCAAAGCTTCAGCACGTTTTAAAGGATATAAAGGATGATGAGAAGCTCTGGACCCCTTATGGCCTACGCTCACTTTCAAAATCTAGCCCTCTCTACTTGAAACGGAACACTGAATATGACCCACCTTATTGGCGGGGGCCTATTTGGATTAATTTGAACTACCTTGTAGTTCGAGCACTATATTACTACTCCACTCAAACTGGACCATATCAGGAAATGGCAGCGGCACTCTATCAGGAGCTGAGGACTAACCTCATATCGAATCTGTATAAGCAGTATGTACAGACTGGTTACCTATGGGAGCAATATAATGATAGTACTGGCAGAGGGCAGGGTAGTCACCCCTTTACTGGTTGGTCTTCCCTTGTAGTTCTGATAATGGCTGAGCAATATTAAACTTCCTACCACTCGCATCCTGTATAAAGGTTTCAGAGGGATTATTTGCTATTAAATATTTCATTATTTCAATGATTGATTCAGTTATGGTTAAACTCCCCAGCATCCTAATCAGAGAGAAATTCAACCTGCAGGTATTACATGGCATTAGCATAAGAGCAGGCATTGACAAGTTTAGTAGTACATCAACCAAACTCTGTGTACACAGTGACTGCTACAttttcagggattttttttttcaggctGTGAAAGCATTAGTTTCCCTTAAGAAATATTAATAAGGAGCCTGTGTATGTTTAATATCCCATGGAGAATCAGCATTCAACAAAATAGGTAGCAGCTATAGTCCATGCAGGTTTCACTGGACAACAGCCACAACTTTTAAAAATACTTCCTGTATCATGGTCTGCTGTTGACCCTTCAAACTTAGTGTGAGCTGTTGTTGGCCCACAGTTCACCTCCTCATACCCTGTATCCTCCATTCCATCCAGCAACATTCACAGTGAACCTCATCCTCCCACTTCTCAGTCTTCACTAAAAAGTAAATTAAAGGTGAAGATTTGTAATTGTCTACCAAAATACTCGTCTATAAGATTTAACATCATAGCACCTTTTCTATTCAGCTGAATGTTGGTGTATTCAAATCTCAAGGAGCCAAAAGTATGTAGAGTCCTGTTTGATGTATTCAAACGAATGAATCTATACAACCTCAGCATGGGATTTAATAGGGCTCTGCATTTCTTCCACTGTTAACAGACCAATTTTTCTATATTTAATTGTACTAGAATCTGAAAGGCTGGACCAATATGTATCACAATAACTGGGCTTTTTTAGGAAGACTTTGGAATTTGCTGTTCAATTCCTTCCAGTGCCTCATGGACCCATTGCTGGTTCTCTCATTTTGTGTGGcatttgtaaataaataaattgatatgTTAAATAAATCAATTTGTGGCAACTTCAATACAAATAGTCAAAAATATAGGATGTGTACCTCTTTATAGGAACTATTATGCATTAAACTTAAAATTGTCATGGTTACCTCAGACAAAGTTTCATTTTATAAAGATTATAACACAGAAACTGAAAATGCATTTGTCCATTTGATTCTGGTCTATGCATGTTTTCTTGTCattcattccattcccattcctcccattctttccacatccccCTGTATTTTCCTGCTTTGACTGCTGTTGTGAAGACTTGCTGAGTCTGGTTTGCTTGCCTGACAAATTGGCTATTTATTTGTTACCTAAACTGAGAGTGGCTTGTGGAAAAGAAATTTATCACAAGGGAAAGTCATGATGTAAAGATGCAATGAAAGTTAAGTTTCATCATTGGCTTCAAATGGAACAGATCCCTCCATAATCACATCTCCTATCAATCTTCTAGTTATTTGAGAAAAGAGTCAATGTTCCATTAGCTATTTTGATGTACTTATTAAGTTTTGCATATATACAGTATCTAGTCAGGTTCAATGTTTGCTCCTCTGCAATTTCCAATCTTTTGTTTTTCCAAAAGAAAATTTCTGATTGCTTTTTCTTGGATCTGAATGTGATCCGGTAGGATGGCTTGGAGCTGCTGTAGAAACCAAATATTCCAAAGCATAGCTCACAGCTCCAGAGACTTTCATTCAGTCGCAGGCATCGGTGCTGTTTCCCCCTGACTGCATGGGTTCTCCAATCTACTCTGTTTTCCCCCTCCACAGATGTGTTGGACACCATAAACATGATATTTCTGTCAGTGAGCCTTAGGAGATTCTAGGGGATTATTGAGCATGTGAGAGAAACTGTCACAGGAAATATGGAGCAATTAAGTGCCAGCATAGACTTGATGGTAGAATGACCTCCGATGTCGATGTCATAAGGACTTATGGAATATGAGAACAAAGTCATCTGCTGTTCAGTAATATATCTTTACTCTCGTACAAAATGGTAGGACACAGACTTCTTATATTTAGGTCATTTCTAAACAGGCTGTAAATGTTTCGGGTATTTTTAGATATAATAGGACCTTGAATATTCAAATCTTATTCCAATGTTTTCTCAGGAAATTTCAGCCTAACCTGCTAGTAGTGCTGCTTCAGGGAACTGCAGGCCAACAGGCTGGATGGAATAAGGGAAATTAATCTAATTATCTATCATTTAGTGATGTTTATAATGTTTGAAGTGTGTAATGGTTTATATGTAATCTGCCTGCATTGTAAGCTGCAATTTGTTTTGATCAGTGATCTGGAAAAGCCAAAATTAACAGCTCACCCAAGAGAAATTACAGCTCATTTTGGAAACCAAGTTATAAATTGATCTACCAGAGTGGTTTTCACAACTTTAGATAAATCCAGGTAAATGTACTTCACAAGTGGATATTCACTGAACATATCTAGCACCATATTGTACCCAGGGAGTTAATGCTTGCACAACAATCAAAATCTTTCCTTCTCACAAttttagttaaaaaaaaacaaaagttgTTAATTTTGCCTATTTATAGCAAGTGATGTATGGGAACAGACATGCCAATTACATCCGAAATCTAAACATTCTTCCTTGTCTATCTAGTCCAATTCTATGCATTCCGCTTGTTGATAAATATTTACTGCTTGACCCGTACTGGGTATTGTTCCTTGCTAATTGATgcatccatagaaaccatagaaactacagcacagaaacaggccttttggcccttcttggctgtgccgaaccgttTTCTGCCTAgtaccactgacctgcacacggaccatatccctccatacacctcccatctatgtatctgtccaatttattcttaaatgttaaaaaagaacccgcatttaccacctcgtctggcagctcattccatactcccaccactctctgtgtgaagaagccccccccccctaatgttccctttaaacttttcccccctcacccttaacccatgtcctctggtttttttctccccttgcctcagtggaaaaagcctgcttgcattcactctatctatacccatcataattttatatacctctatcaaatctcccctcattcttctacgctccagggaataaagtcctaacctattcaacctttctctgtaactgagtttctcaagtcccggcaacatccttgtaaaccttctctgcactctttcaaccttatttatatccttcctgtaatttggtgaccaaaactgaacacaatactccagattcggcctcaccaatgccttatacaacctcatcataacattccagctcttacactcaatacttcgattaataaaggccaatgtaccaaaagctctctttacgaccctatctacctgtgacgccacttttagggaattttgtatctgtattcccagatccctctgttccactgcactcctcagtgccttaccattaaccctgtatgttctacgttggtttgtccttccaacgtgcaatacctcacacttgtcagtattaaactccatctgccatttttcagcccatttttccagctggtccaagtccctctgcaggctctgaaaaccttactcactgtctactacacctccaatctttgtatcatcagcaaacttgctgatccaatttaccacattatcatccagatcattgatatagatgacaaataacaatggacccagcactgatccctgtggcacaccactagtcacaggcctccactcggagaagcaattctctaccaccattctctggcttcttccatcgagccaatgtctaagccaatttaccacctctccatgtatacctagcgactgaattttcctaactaacctcccatgcgggaccttgtcaaaggccttactgaagtccatgtagacaatatccactgccttcccttcatccactttcctggtaacctcctcgaaaaactccaacagattggtcaaacatgacctaccacgcacaaagccatgttgactctccctaataagcccctgtctatccaaatgcttgtagattctgtctcttagtactccctccaataacttacctactactgacgttaaactcactggccgataatttcccggattacttttcgatccctttttaaacaacggaacaacctgagccactctccaatcctccggcacttcacccgtagacagcgacattttaaatatttctgccagggcccctgcaatttcaacactagtctccttcaaggtccgagggaacactctgtcaggtcctggggatttatccactttaattttcctcaagacagcaagcacatcctccttttcaatctgtacagtttccatggtctcactacttgattccctcaattccatggatttcatgccagcttccttagtaaatacagacgcaaaaaacctatttaagatctcccccatttcctttggtttcgcacaaagccaaccactctgatcttcaagaggaccaattttatccctcacaatccttttgctctcaatatacctgtaaaagctctttggattatcctttactttgactgccaaggcaacctcatgtcttcttttagccctcctgatttatttcttaagtattttcttatactcctcaagcacctgatttaccccctgtttcctacacatttcatacaactccctcttcttctttatcagagttgcaatatcccttgagaaccaaggttccttattcctattcaatttgcctttaatcctgacaggaacatacaaactctgcactctcaaaatttcccctttgaaggcttcccacctaccaatcacatctttgccagagaacaacctgtcccaatccacactttttagatcctttctcatttcttcaaatttggccttcttccagttcagaacctcaaccctaggaccagatctatccttgtccatgatcaaattgaaactaatggtgttatgatcactggaaccaaactgctcccctacacagacttctgtcacttgccctaattcgttacctaacaggagatccaatattgcatcccctctagttggtccctctatatattgatttagaaaactttcctgaacacatttcacaaactctaattcatctagacccctaacagtatgggagtcccaatcaatgtatggaaaattaaaatcccctaccaccacaactttatgtttcctgcagttacctgctatctctctgcagatttgctctaacaagtctcgttgactatcgggtggtctgtaatacaatcccactaatgtggccatacctttcctgtttctcagctccacccataaggactcagtagacaag is part of the Mobula birostris isolate sMobBir1 chromosome 4, sMobBir1.hap1, whole genome shotgun sequence genome and harbors:
- the mogs gene encoding mannosyl-oligosaccharide glucosidase gives rise to the protein MARQRLKKERLLDAKVDGKNGKNTGIHKKAPAKEKKKKSNLGNIFINIAIVLCTVSCVWFCYAIYMRSWFANRIITPHPSFRILNSNSSSPTLSPEKYWGSYRPQVYFGMKTRSQKSIVTGLMWLQQFKAEVNLRHTCEQGDRLPSYGWLMHDGINFGVQEIKENDFILTTEFVKRLGGQHGGDWTWRITAKPQSSAPENPVISLLFYVAGDGQGVLQPHIEEKRRLVAVSGSSEDLGKFTITFLTPTDRKSRNSKYASYNHLQAPCPSLEMVTDIVKSSLNGRFVYSAASTSRRYYIGVDSYRPPPKQDGSTTSSELLVHQVTVQVPFEVEVLFESGSFTQRSNQFSGEVFSDELEKWKQSFDEKFDSTFHLSNKGFSLQQIKFAKAVFSNTIGGMGYFYGQSYVQSKYNEYPLPYLEGPLYTAVPSRSFFPRGFLWDEGFHQLLISKWDRSISKEVIGHWLDMMNVEGWIPREQILDNEARSKVPAEFIVQRNENANPPTLFLTLQKLIEDLNGKLTEEDKSYLKKLFPRLKTWYDWYNSTQVGPLPSTYRWRGRDTDTNLFLNPKTLTSGLDDYPRASHPSEDERHVDLRCWMTLASKVMRDIAKILSLPHQEYQDMYETLSDNTLLQQLHWSEDLKAFCDYGNHSQSIFLEREKIYVPPGQPRQTGHAARLVRSVRKLPKLQYVNAFGYVSLFPFLLHILKPDSPKLQHVLKDIKDDEKLWTPYGLRSLSKSSPLYLKRNTEYDPPYWRGPIWINLNYLVVRALYYYSTQTGPYQEMAAALYQELRTNLISNLYKQYVQTGYLWEQYNDSTGRGQGSHPFTGWSSLVVLIMAEQY